Proteins encoded together in one Vibrio hippocampi window:
- a CDS encoding YihD family protein, which produces MKCHRVNELIELIHPEWQKDSDLNLLQFIVKLAKEAGYEGALEDLTDDVLIYHLKMRNSGQEEMIPGLAKDQEDDFKTALLKARGILK; this is translated from the coding sequence ATGAAATGTCACCGAGTCAACGAACTCATTGAGTTGATACACCCAGAATGGCAAAAGGATTCCGATCTCAACTTGCTGCAATTTATCGTTAAGCTCGCTAAAGAGGCGGGCTACGAAGGCGCTTTGGAAGATCTGACGGATGATGTCCTTATCTATCACCTTAAAATGCGTAACAGCGGTCAAGAAGAGATGATTCCAGGTTTAGCTAAAGACCAAGAAGACGACTTCAAAACAGCACTGCTAAAAGCACGCGGCATACTTAAATAA